A single window of Nocardioides kongjuensis DNA harbors:
- a CDS encoding oligosaccharide flippase family protein, which yields MTTTSRPAGSRISRLLRSSAGIAIAMAVMNVGTYGFQIASARLLGPGQYGALAGVMALMLVLSVLQLGLQATSARRIAADPEHVAAVEAAVLRTGWRTALALGAVTVVAAPLVTRLLRLDGLLPAVLLALAIVPATVMGAQAGVLQGERRWLPLSLVYLAVGVPRVLLGIAFLLVWRSESSAMLAILVSTWVPVLVGAWALGRHPRRETEVTEAEIRRDVLRETLGSSVALLAFFAMANLDIVVARSVLDEHDAGLYAGGLIVTKAVLFLPQFAVVVLFPSMSTGGESRAAVIKGLAFLGTLGVVGVVATYFLSDLALVFVGGASYAGVQDRLWLFATLGALLSLLQLLVYAGLATRGVWTKYLVGVGALALVGLGTTASGVTDLAVKVASVDLTVLLVLVALQVVRHRRDDDAITGS from the coding sequence GTGACGACGACCTCCCGCCCGGCGGGCTCACGCATCTCCCGGCTCCTGCGCAGCAGCGCCGGCATCGCCATCGCGATGGCCGTGATGAACGTCGGCACCTACGGCTTCCAGATCGCCTCGGCCCGTCTGCTCGGTCCGGGCCAGTACGGCGCCCTGGCCGGCGTGATGGCGCTGATGCTGGTGCTCTCCGTGCTCCAGCTCGGCCTGCAGGCGACGTCGGCACGCAGGATCGCCGCCGATCCCGAGCACGTCGCCGCCGTCGAGGCCGCGGTGCTGCGCACCGGCTGGCGCACTGCGCTGGCTCTCGGCGCCGTGACCGTGGTGGCCGCCCCGCTCGTGACCAGGCTGCTGCGCCTCGACGGCCTGCTGCCCGCCGTCCTCCTCGCGCTCGCCATCGTGCCCGCGACGGTGATGGGCGCGCAGGCAGGTGTGCTGCAGGGCGAACGGCGCTGGCTCCCGCTGAGCCTGGTCTACCTCGCCGTCGGCGTACCCCGGGTGCTGCTCGGCATCGCCTTCCTCCTGGTCTGGCGCTCCGAGAGCAGCGCGATGCTGGCCATCCTGGTCTCGACCTGGGTGCCGGTGCTGGTGGGCGCCTGGGCCCTCGGTCGCCACCCGCGACGTGAGACGGAGGTGACCGAGGCCGAGATCCGCCGCGACGTGCTGCGCGAGACCCTCGGCAGCTCCGTGGCCCTGCTGGCGTTCTTCGCGATGGCGAACCTCGACATCGTGGTCGCCCGCAGCGTGCTCGACGAGCACGATGCCGGTCTGTACGCCGGTGGCCTGATCGTGACCAAGGCCGTGCTCTTCCTGCCCCAGTTCGCGGTCGTCGTGCTCTTCCCGTCGATGTCGACCGGCGGCGAGAGCAGAGCCGCGGTCATCAAGGGACTGGCCTTCCTCGGCACCCTCGGCGTCGTCGGCGTCGTCGCGACGTACTTCCTCTCGGACCTCGCGCTCGTCTTCGTCGGCGGCGCCAGCTACGCGGGCGTGCAGGACCGGCTCTGGCTCTTCGCGACCCTGGGCGCGCTGCTGTCGCTGCTCCAGCTCCTCGTGTACGCCGGCCTGGCGACCCGCGGCGTCTGGACGAAGTACCTGGTCGGGGTCGGCGCGCTGGCGCTCGTCGGCCTCGGCACGACGGCGTCCGGCGTCACCGACCTCGCGGTGAAGGTCGCCTCGGTCGACCTCACGGTGCTCCTCGTCCTGGTCGCACTGCAGGTCGTGCGGCACCGCCGCGACGACGACGCGATCACCGGGTCCTAG
- the polA gene encoding DNA polymerase I — MTETTRPRLLLLDGHSLAYRAFFALPVENFSTATGQNTNAVYGFTSMLVNVLRDEQPTHVAVAFDVSRQTFRTEEYSEYKAKRNKTPGEFSSQLPLIERMLTSFSIPFIKVPGYEADDIIATLVTQALADETSGLEVLILTGDRDSIQLVTDRSTVLYPMRGVSDLSRMTPAFVEDKYGVPPHRYPELAAIVGEQSDNLPGVPGVGAGFAAKWINTYDGLDNVIAQADKITGKKGEAFREHLGDVIRNRRLNALVRDLDLGIAIDDLVLKEWDRAAALELLDELEFRGELRTRILDVVAPGEDVQVEAGVELDGTTLGADEVGPWLAEIGDATVGLSVRGAWGSGTGRVDGLALALADGRAAYLDVASLTPADDAALAAWLADPARPKVLHDAKGPLHALVAQGWTLAGVAEDTALAAYLVAPDQRSYDLADLTLRYLHRELGQTQDPDQGELLFDDGGVDQGGVASSAMVQARAALDLSAELADEVEKAGGHRLLTDVEMPLVGVLAAMEQTGIAIDVDHLEGLEAHFGDEVRSEAQKAYDVIGQEINLGSPKQLQVVLFDELNMPKTKRTKTGYTTDADALQWLFAQTEHPFLLHLLRHREVIRLRQTIEGLLKTVQPDGRIHTTFHQTIAATGRLSSTEPNLQNIPVRTEEGRRIRESFVVGNGYASLMTADYSQIEMRIMAHLSEDELLIEAFRSGRDFHAETASRVFDVEPDAVTAEMRAKIKAMNYGLAYGLSAFGLSQQLGIEPREASALMDDYFETFGGIRDYLGGVVDEARRTGFTETIMGRRRYLPDLTSDNRMRREAAERMALNAPIQGSAADLIKVAMLRTDAALKEAGLASRMLLQVHDELVFEVADGEQDALEALVRAQMAGAADLTVPLDVSVGTGRSWHEAAH; from the coding sequence ATGACGGAGACGACCCGCCCGCGACTCCTCCTCCTGGACGGACACTCGCTGGCCTACCGCGCCTTCTTCGCCCTGCCCGTCGAGAACTTCTCGACGGCGACGGGGCAGAACACCAACGCGGTCTACGGGTTCACCTCGATGCTGGTCAACGTGCTGCGCGACGAGCAGCCGACCCACGTCGCCGTCGCCTTCGACGTCTCGCGGCAGACCTTCCGCACCGAGGAGTACTCCGAGTACAAGGCCAAGCGCAACAAGACCCCCGGCGAGTTCAGCAGCCAGCTGCCGCTGATCGAGCGGATGCTGACGTCGTTCTCGATCCCGTTCATCAAGGTGCCGGGCTACGAGGCCGACGACATCATCGCCACCCTGGTCACCCAGGCACTCGCCGACGAGACCAGCGGCCTCGAGGTGCTGATCCTCACCGGTGACCGCGACTCGATCCAGCTGGTGACCGACCGATCCACCGTGCTCTACCCGATGCGCGGCGTCTCCGACCTGTCCCGGATGACGCCCGCCTTCGTGGAGGACAAGTACGGCGTCCCGCCGCACCGCTACCCCGAGCTCGCCGCGATCGTGGGGGAGCAGTCCGACAACCTGCCCGGTGTCCCGGGCGTCGGTGCCGGCTTCGCCGCGAAGTGGATCAACACCTACGACGGCCTCGACAACGTCATCGCCCAGGCCGACAAGATCACCGGCAAGAAGGGCGAGGCGTTCCGCGAGCACCTCGGTGACGTGATCCGCAACCGTCGCCTCAACGCGCTCGTGCGCGACCTCGACCTCGGGATCGCCATCGACGACCTGGTGCTCAAGGAGTGGGACCGCGCGGCGGCGCTCGAGCTGCTCGACGAGCTCGAGTTCCGCGGCGAGCTGCGCACCCGGATCCTCGACGTGGTCGCTCCGGGCGAGGACGTCCAGGTCGAGGCCGGCGTCGAGCTCGACGGCACCACCCTCGGCGCCGACGAGGTCGGCCCCTGGCTTGCGGAGATCGGCGACGCCACCGTCGGTCTCTCGGTCCGCGGTGCCTGGGGCAGCGGCACCGGCCGGGTCGACGGCCTCGCCCTGGCCCTGGCCGACGGGCGCGCCGCCTACCTCGACGTCGCCTCGCTCACCCCTGCCGACGACGCCGCGCTCGCCGCCTGGCTGGCCGACCCGGCACGACCGAAGGTGCTGCACGACGCCAAGGGCCCGCTGCACGCGCTCGTCGCCCAGGGCTGGACCCTGGCCGGCGTCGCGGAGGACACCGCGCTGGCGGCGTACCTCGTCGCGCCCGACCAGCGCTCCTACGACCTCGCCGACCTGACCCTGCGCTACCTGCACCGTGAGCTCGGCCAGACGCAGGACCCCGACCAGGGTGAGCTGCTCTTCGACGACGGCGGTGTCGACCAGGGCGGCGTCGCGAGCAGCGCGATGGTGCAGGCCCGGGCCGCGCTGGACCTGTCCGCCGAGCTCGCCGACGAGGTCGAGAAGGCCGGTGGCCACCGGTTGCTCACCGACGTGGAGATGCCGCTCGTCGGTGTCCTCGCCGCGATGGAGCAGACCGGCATCGCCATCGACGTCGACCACCTCGAGGGCCTCGAGGCGCACTTCGGCGACGAGGTCCGCAGCGAGGCGCAGAAGGCCTACGACGTCATCGGCCAGGAGATCAACCTCGGCTCGCCCAAGCAGCTGCAGGTGGTGCTCTTCGACGAGCTCAACATGCCCAAGACCAAGCGCACCAAGACCGGCTACACGACCGACGCCGACGCGCTGCAGTGGCTGTTCGCCCAGACCGAGCACCCGTTCCTGCTCCACCTGCTGCGCCACCGCGAGGTGATCCGCCTGCGGCAGACCATCGAGGGCCTGCTCAAGACCGTCCAGCCCGACGGCCGGATCCACACCACCTTCCACCAGACCATCGCCGCCACCGGACGCCTCTCCAGCACCGAGCCCAACCTGCAGAACATCCCGGTCCGCACCGAGGAGGGCCGCCGGATCCGCGAGAGCTTCGTCGTCGGCAACGGCTATGCGTCCTTGATGACCGCCGACTACAGCCAGATCGAGATGCGGATCATGGCCCACCTGTCGGAGGACGAGCTGCTCATCGAGGCCTTCCGGTCCGGACGCGACTTCCACGCCGAGACCGCGTCGCGGGTCTTCGACGTCGAGCCCGACGCCGTCACTGCGGAGATGCGCGCCAAGATCAAGGCGATGAACTACGGCCTCGCCTACGGCCTGTCCGCGTTCGGCCTGTCCCAGCAGCTCGGCATCGAGCCGCGTGAGGCCAGCGCGTTGATGGACGACTACTTCGAGACCTTCGGCGGCATCCGCGACTACCTCGGCGGCGTCGTCGACGAGGCCCGCCGCACGGGCTTCACCGAGACCATCATGGGCCGGCGCCGTTACCTGCCCGACCTGACCAGCGACAACCGCATGCGCCGCGAGGCCGCCGAGCGGATGGCCCTCAACGCCCCCATCCAGGGCTCGGCCGCCGACCTGATCAAGGTCGCCATGCTGCGCACCGACGCGGCGCTGAAGGAGGCCGGGCTGGCCTCACGGATGCTGCTGCAGGTCCACGACGAGCTCGTCTTCGAGGTCGCCGACGGTGAGCAGGACGCGCTCGAGGCACTGGTCCGCGCTCAGATGGCCGGCGCCGCCGACCTCACCGTGCCCCTCGACGTGTCCGTCGGCACCGGCCGGTCCTGGCACGAGGCCGCGCACTGA
- a CDS encoding hotdog fold thioesterase has product MTTIDEIAEYMRSHMGALNERMGIELVEVTADRVVATMPVEGNTQPYGLLHGGASVVLAETLGSVAAAIHAGPDRFAVGTDINATHHRSATSGVVTGVATPLHRGRTMASFEIVVSDDAGRRVCTSRITCALLERDPGRK; this is encoded by the coding sequence ATGACGACCATCGACGAGATCGCCGAGTACATGCGCTCCCACATGGGCGCGCTCAACGAGCGGATGGGCATCGAGCTCGTCGAGGTCACCGCGGACCGTGTCGTCGCCACCATGCCCGTCGAGGGCAACACCCAGCCCTACGGCCTGCTCCACGGCGGCGCCTCGGTCGTTCTCGCCGAGACCCTGGGCTCGGTCGCGGCCGCGATCCACGCCGGTCCCGACCGGTTCGCCGTCGGCACCGACATCAACGCCACCCACCACCGCTCGGCGACCTCGGGGGTCGTCACGGGCGTCGCGACGCCGCTGCACCGCGGGCGCACCATGGCCAGCTTCGAGATCGTCGTCAGCGACGACGCGGGCCGGCGCGTGTGCACGTCCCGGATCACCTGCGCCCTGCTCGAGCGCGACCCGGGCAGGAAGTAG
- a CDS encoding GNAT family N-acetyltransferase has protein sequence MSRYSLTTRIATRDDAPVLAELWSDAVRRADPAEQVADVELVVKAAAASPEQRLVVVEYDGQVAGAVYLRITTLSPLNLEPCVQSIHPRVFDACRRHGVGHALMEAATSFAEENGILHVVTAVPHSSRESNRFMARLGLAPVVMYRIAPTTLLRSRVSPQRQQAGVDGSRSRVLAARRSLRRARTERLALPEPEQA, from the coding sequence ATGAGTCGCTACTCGCTGACGACGCGCATCGCGACGCGTGACGATGCACCGGTGCTGGCCGAGCTCTGGAGCGACGCCGTACGCCGGGCCGACCCGGCCGAGCAGGTCGCCGACGTCGAGCTGGTCGTCAAGGCCGCCGCGGCCTCGCCCGAGCAGCGCCTCGTCGTCGTCGAGTACGACGGCCAGGTGGCCGGTGCGGTCTACCTGCGGATCACCACCCTGTCGCCCCTCAACCTCGAGCCCTGCGTCCAGTCCATCCACCCCCGGGTGTTCGACGCCTGCCGCCGGCACGGGGTCGGGCACGCGCTGATGGAGGCCGCCACCTCGTTCGCGGAGGAGAACGGCATCCTGCACGTCGTCACCGCGGTTCCGCACTCCTCGCGCGAGTCCAACCGGTTCATGGCGCGCCTGGGCCTGGCGCCGGTCGTGATGTACCGGATCGCGCCGACGACGCTGCTGCGCAGCCGGGTCTCGCCGCAGCGCCAGCAGGCCGGCGTCGACGGCAGCCGCAGCCGGGTGCTCGCGGCCCGCCGCTCGCTGCGCCGGGCGCGCACCGAGCGGCTCGCCCTCCCGGAGCCGGAGCAGGCCTGA
- a CDS encoding ABC transporter substrate-binding protein, protein MQKSRITALTITALATLALTACGSEDSAKSATGAELIKKDTLTVCSDVPYPPFEDFDKSSDTGFKGFDVDVISSVAEQLDLKLKIQDSSFDALQSGQALNAGQCDLVASAMTITDDRKKNLDFSDGYYASKQSLLVPADSKIASIGDLDGVKVGVQQGTTGKTYTEENAKGADIVTFPSDAEMYQAIKAGQVQALLQDLPVNLNHVADGGFKIVETYDTDEEYGFAIKKGNSQLVKDVNGALEKMHSDGSYDTIYNKYFEVK, encoded by the coding sequence ATGCAGAAGTCGCGCATCACCGCCCTCACCATCACGGCCCTCGCCACCCTCGCGCTCACCGCCTGTGGCTCCGAGGACAGCGCCAAGTCCGCCACCGGCGCCGAGCTCATCAAGAAGGACACCCTCACCGTCTGCTCGGACGTGCCCTACCCGCCGTTCGAGGACTTCGACAAGTCCAGCGACACCGGCTTCAAGGGCTTCGACGTCGACGTCATCAGCTCCGTCGCCGAGCAGCTCGACCTGAAGCTGAAGATCCAGGACTCGTCCTTCGACGCCCTGCAGAGCGGCCAGGCGCTCAACGCCGGCCAGTGCGACCTCGTCGCGTCGGCGATGACCATCACCGACGACCGCAAGAAGAACCTCGACTTCTCCGACGGCTACTACGCCTCGAAGCAGTCCCTGCTGGTCCCCGCCGACAGCAAGATCGCCTCGATCGGCGACCTCGACGGCGTCAAGGTCGGCGTGCAGCAGGGCACCACCGGCAAGACGTACACCGAGGAGAACGCCAAGGGCGCCGACATCGTGACCTTCCCGAGCGACGCCGAGATGTACCAGGCGATCAAGGCCGGCCAGGTCCAGGCTCTGCTGCAGGACCTCCCGGTCAACCTCAACCACGTGGCCGACGGCGGCTTCAAGATCGTCGAGACCTACGACACCGACGAGGAGTACGGCTTCGCCATCAAGAAGGGCAACAGCCAGCTCGTCAAGGACGTGAACGGCGCCCTCGAGAAGATGCACAGCGACGGCAGCTACGACACGATCTACAACAAGTACTTCGAGGTGAAGTGA
- a CDS encoding ABC transporter permease subunit, with product MKRTTRRRLVIWGINLLVVALIALVVLVADWSTIRQNFWNPGGVSPGSDGNWGDLITTGAVNTAIYTVIAFAGGLTFALVLALARLSPIATLRWIATAYVEFFRGLPALIVILFMGTGVPIAFGWTPPGGLVGAGLIALIMVAAAYISETLRAGIQAVPKGQTEAARSLGMSGTATMFKIVLPQAFRVVIPPLTNEFVLLIKDTALLSVIGSTVDTRELTNVARDFQSSGPSAGTATSLIQAALIYLVITIPLTQLVAWQERRQRKATR from the coding sequence GTGAAGCGCACGACGCGGCGCCGGCTGGTCATCTGGGGCATCAATCTCCTCGTCGTCGCCCTCATCGCTCTCGTCGTCCTGGTGGCCGACTGGAGCACGATCCGGCAGAACTTCTGGAACCCCGGTGGCGTCAGCCCGGGCAGTGACGGCAACTGGGGCGACCTGATCACGACGGGCGCGGTCAACACGGCGATCTACACCGTGATCGCGTTCGCGGGCGGACTCACGTTCGCGCTCGTGCTCGCCCTGGCTCGCCTGTCGCCGATCGCGACGCTGCGCTGGATCGCGACGGCGTACGTCGAGTTCTTCCGCGGCCTGCCGGCGCTGATCGTGATCCTGTTCATGGGCACCGGTGTGCCGATCGCCTTCGGCTGGACTCCGCCCGGTGGCCTCGTCGGCGCCGGCCTGATCGCGCTGATCATGGTGGCGGCGGCGTACATCTCCGAGACCCTGCGCGCCGGCATCCAGGCCGTGCCGAAGGGCCAGACCGAGGCGGCCCGCTCGCTCGGCATGAGCGGCACCGCGACGATGTTCAAGATCGTGCTCCCCCAGGCGTTCCGCGTGGTCATCCCGCCGCTCACCAACGAGTTCGTGCTGCTGATCAAGGACACGGCACTGCTCTCGGTGATCGGCTCGACGGTCGACACCCGCGAGCTGACCAACGTCGCCCGCGACTTCCAGTCGTCGGGCCCGTCGGCCGGCACCGCGACCAGCCTGATCCAGGCGGCCCTGATCTACCTGGTGATCACGATCCCGTTGACCCAGCTCGTGGCCTGGCAGGAGCGCCGGCAGAGGAAGGCGACCCGATGA
- a CDS encoding amino acid ABC transporter ATP-binding protein, whose amino-acid sequence MNSPHLANGEPVPAIAVRGLHKHYGNHEVLKGIDFFVDAGQVVCVIGPSGSGKSTLLRCVNRLEEPSAGEILIEGVDICDPETDLDEMRSRIGMVFQQFNLFPHLSVLKNLTLAQRNVRGRSKDEAVQIARQNLEKVGLSTKESAYPAHLSGGQQQRVAIARALSMKPDMMLFDEPTSALDPELVGDVLGVMKELAQEGMTMMVVTHEMGFAREVGDKLVFMDGGVVVEEGLPVEVLSNPQHERTQSFLSKVL is encoded by the coding sequence ATGAACTCCCCCCACCTCGCCAACGGCGAGCCGGTCCCGGCGATCGCGGTCCGTGGCCTGCACAAGCACTACGGCAACCACGAGGTCCTCAAGGGCATCGACTTCTTCGTCGACGCCGGCCAGGTCGTCTGCGTCATCGGTCCCTCAGGATCGGGCAAGTCGACGCTGCTGCGCTGCGTCAACCGGCTCGAGGAGCCCAGCGCCGGCGAGATCCTGATCGAGGGCGTCGACATCTGCGACCCCGAGACGGACCTCGACGAGATGCGTTCGCGCATCGGCATGGTGTTCCAGCAGTTCAACCTGTTCCCCCACCTGTCGGTCCTCAAGAACCTCACCCTGGCCCAGCGCAACGTGCGGGGTCGGAGCAAGGACGAGGCGGTCCAGATCGCCCGGCAGAACCTCGAGAAGGTCGGCCTGTCGACCAAGGAGTCGGCCTACCCCGCCCACCTCTCCGGCGGTCAGCAGCAGCGCGTGGCGATCGCCCGCGCGCTGTCGATGAAGCCCGACATGATGCTCTTCGACGAGCCCACCAGCGCCCTCGACCCGGAGCTGGTCGGCGACGTCCTGGGCGTCATGAAGGAGCTCGCGCAGGAGGGCATGACGATGATGGTCGTCACCCACGAGATGGGCTTCGCCCGCGAGGTCGGCGACAAGCTGGTCTTCATGGACGGCGGCGTCGTCGTCGAGGAGGGCCTGCCGGTCGAGGTGCTGTCGAACCCGCAGCACGAGCGGACCCAGTCGTTCCTCTCGAAGGTGCTCTGA
- a CDS encoding ABC transporter ATP-binding protein: MKMLLEVEDLQVNYGHIEAIRGVSFSVPEGTVTSLVGANGAGKTTTLKTVSGLRKVRGGAIRFQGEDITHLAPFERVKRGISQSPEGRGCFPGMTVSENLDMGAFLRKDRKTAAYREDLERVFTLFPRLKEREKQAAGSMSGGEQQMLAIGRALMSRPKLLLLDEPSMGLAPKLIQQIFTIITEINEQGTTVLLVEQNAAQALKRSHDAHILETGEIVRSGKGAELAVDPAVKAAYLGGDV, encoded by the coding sequence ATGAAGATGCTTCTTGAGGTCGAGGACCTTCAGGTCAACTACGGCCACATCGAGGCCATCCGGGGCGTGAGCTTCTCCGTGCCCGAGGGCACGGTGACCTCGCTGGTCGGTGCCAACGGCGCCGGCAAGACGACCACGCTCAAGACGGTCTCGGGCCTGCGCAAGGTGCGTGGCGGCGCGATCCGGTTCCAGGGTGAGGACATCACGCACCTCGCGCCCTTCGAACGGGTCAAGCGGGGGATCAGCCAGTCCCCCGAGGGGCGCGGCTGCTTCCCCGGGATGACCGTGAGCGAGAACCTCGACATGGGCGCCTTCCTGCGCAAGGACCGCAAGACCGCGGCCTACCGGGAGGACCTGGAGCGGGTGTTCACGCTGTTCCCACGGTTGAAGGAGCGCGAGAAGCAGGCGGCCGGCAGCATGTCCGGCGGCGAGCAGCAGATGCTGGCCATCGGACGGGCGCTGATGTCGCGGCCCAAGCTGCTGCTGCTCGACGAGCCGTCGATGGGTCTCGCGCCCAAGCTGATCCAGCAGATCTTCACGATCATCACGGAGATCAACGAACAGGGCACCACCGTCCTGCTGGTGGAGCAGAACGCCGCGCAGGCGCTCAAGCGCTCGCACGACGCCCACATCCTCGAGACCGGCGAGATCGTCCGGTCCGGCAAGGGCGCCGAGCTCGCTGTCGACCCGGCGGTCAAGGCCGCCTACCTCGGCGGCGACGTGTAG
- a CDS encoding ABC transporter ATP-binding protein has product MPEQTTEQTMAASGERKALLEVDHVTLRFGGLTALDDVSFEIREGEILGLIGPNGAGKTTCFNVMTGVYRPTSGQVRFDGNPLSRMKKHKITKLGLARTFQNIRLFKSMTVLENVLVGTDAHSKVGFWDALLRTPRHRRTEAASQERAKELLHLVGITARHDELAANLSYGDQRRLEIARAMGTGPKLLCLDEPAAGFNPAEKVKLMELIRKVRDAGYTVLLIEHDMRLVMGVTDRIVVLEFGRKIAEGVPAEIRDNPAVIAAYLGVDEDAS; this is encoded by the coding sequence ATGCCTGAGCAGACGACTGAGCAGACGATGGCCGCGTCGGGGGAGCGCAAGGCGCTGCTCGAGGTCGACCACGTCACCTTGCGGTTCGGCGGTCTGACCGCTCTCGACGACGTCAGCTTCGAGATCCGCGAGGGCGAGATCCTCGGCCTGATCGGGCCCAACGGCGCGGGCAAGACCACCTGCTTCAACGTCATGACGGGTGTCTACCGGCCGACCTCGGGACAGGTCCGCTTCGACGGCAACCCGCTGTCGAGGATGAAGAAGCACAAGATCACCAAGCTCGGCCTGGCCCGGACGTTCCAGAACATCCGGCTGTTCAAGTCGATGACGGTGCTCGAGAACGTGCTGGTCGGCACCGACGCCCACAGCAAGGTCGGCTTCTGGGACGCGCTGCTGCGCACCCCACGGCACCGCCGTACCGAGGCCGCCTCGCAGGAGCGGGCCAAGGAGCTCCTCCACCTGGTCGGGATCACCGCCCGGCACGACGAGCTGGCCGCCAACCTGTCCTACGGCGACCAGCGCCGGCTCGAGATCGCACGGGCGATGGGCACCGGCCCGAAGCTGCTGTGCCTCGACGAGCCGGCGGCGGGCTTCAACCCCGCCGAGAAGGTCAAGCTCATGGAGCTGATCCGCAAGGTGCGCGACGCCGGCTACACCGTGCTGCTGATCGAGCACGACATGCGGCTGGTCATGGGCGTCACCGACCGGATCGTCGTGCTCGAGTTCGGTCGCAAGATCGCGGAGGGCGTCCCCGCCGAGATCCGCGACAACCCGGCGGTCATCGCCGCCTACCTGGGAGTGGATGAAGATGCTTCTTGA
- a CDS encoding branched-chain amino acid ABC transporter permease — protein sequence MTAISKSLQAVGSAWDGVLDRYAALPKPLRLVILALIGIFFFALPLLRPPILTTTGSDFGGVMFSVAAFALVSVGLNIVIGYAGLLDLGYVGFYATGAYTTGVLTVYHGSWPFFLVLPVAIAVTMVTGVILGAPTLRVRGDYLAIVTLGFGEIIRISAKNIEWLGAASGIKDIPHPPNIGPNPEGPFVDPSERGLFQIPRLVWDGFVPHLDHDHPTSFLIFGSQDAIPYYWLLLIVLILVICGDRLVKNSRVGRAWEATREDEDAAELMGVPTFRFKLMAFALGAAIGGLSGSFLASSQAGYISPDSFPLLFSMLLVAAVVIGGAGNRWGAVLGGALVVYLPERFREINDYRYFLFGVALTTLAVWRPEGLLPPGRTRRAKAAEAEIEALEEGELEEDANA from the coding sequence ATGACGGCAATCAGCAAGTCGCTGCAGGCGGTCGGCTCGGCGTGGGACGGCGTGCTCGACCGGTACGCGGCCCTGCCCAAGCCCCTCCGGCTGGTGATCCTGGCCCTGATCGGCATCTTCTTCTTCGCCCTGCCGCTGCTGCGGCCGCCGATCCTCACGACGACGGGCTCCGACTTCGGCGGCGTGATGTTCAGCGTCGCGGCGTTCGCCCTCGTCTCGGTGGGCCTCAACATCGTCATCGGCTACGCCGGCCTGCTCGACCTCGGGTACGTCGGCTTCTACGCCACCGGTGCCTACACCACCGGTGTGCTGACGGTGTACCACGGCTCCTGGCCGTTCTTCCTGGTCCTGCCGGTGGCGATCGCGGTGACGATGGTGACCGGCGTGATCCTCGGTGCACCGACCCTGCGCGTGCGCGGCGACTACCTCGCCATCGTGACGCTCGGCTTCGGTGAGATCATCCGGATCTCGGCCAAGAACATCGAGTGGCTCGGTGCCGCGTCCGGCATCAAGGACATCCCGCACCCGCCCAACATCGGCCCGAACCCCGAGGGCCCGTTCGTCGACCCGAGCGAGCGCGGTCTGTTCCAGATCCCGCGGCTCGTGTGGGACGGGTTCGTCCCGCACCTCGACCACGACCACCCGACGTCCTTCCTGATCTTCGGCTCCCAGGACGCCATTCCCTACTACTGGCTGCTGCTGATCGTGCTCATCCTGGTCATCTGCGGCGACCGGCTGGTCAAGAACAGCCGCGTCGGACGCGCCTGGGAGGCCACGCGCGAGGACGAGGACGCCGCCGAGCTGATGGGTGTGCCGACCTTCCGCTTCAAGCTGATGGCCTTCGCCCTCGGCGCCGCGATCGGCGGCCTGTCGGGGTCCTTCCTCGCCAGCAGCCAGGCCGGCTACATCAGCCCGGACAGCTTCCCGCTGCTGTTCTCGATGCTGCTGGTGGCCGCGGTGGTCATCGGTGGAGCCGGCAACCGGTGGGGCGCCGTCCTCGGCGGTGCGCTGGTGGTCTACCTGCCCGAGCGGTTCCGCGAGATCAACGACTATCGCTACTTCCTCTTCGGTGTCGCGCTGACGACGCTGGCCGTGTGGCGCCCCGAGGGCCTGCTGCCGCCCGGCCGGACCCGACGGGCCAAGGCCGCCGAGGCGGAGATCGAGGCACTCGAAGAGGGCGAGCTGGAGGAGGACGCCAATGCCTGA